The nucleotide window GAAACCGCCTGCGGGAAACCGCCTGCGGGAAACCGCCTGCGGGAAACCGCCTGCGGGAAACCGCCTGCGGGAAACCGCCTGCGGGAAACCGCCTGCGGGAAACCGCCTGCGGGAAACCGCCTGCGGGAAAGAATGAAAAAAAAACTGCCTTTCGGCAGCTTTTTTTTCATTCTTTTTTTAACATTCCCTGCAAAACCAGGAAGTTCTGTAATTTTTCCAAGGTTTCCAAACTGATCACATGCTCCATTTTACAGGCATCTTCTTCGGCATTTTCAGCGTCAACCTGCAAAGCACTCTGTAAAAAAGTCTTTAAAACGGTATGGCGCTTGCGCACCGCTTTGGCTGCCTTGATACCCTCTTCGGTCAGGATGATATCGGAATAACGCTCCTGCAAGACAAAGCCGCTGTTTTTTAAGACACCGATCGCTTTGTTGACACTGGCGCGGGACACCCCGATCCGGTTAGCCAAATCAATGGAGCGGACGGGATGCATCCCTCCCGACAACTCTAATAAGGCCTCGAGATAATCCTGACCCGACGCGCTGATTTTAGCCATACTCTCCCTGCTCTCAAACATTTTAGCTGAATTGATTATAGCACTTTTCAGAGGGGAGCACAAGAATTTAGTTTGCCGATTGGCTGCAAAGCAGGCTATTTCTCAAATTTATCCCTGAATCCTCTGTCTGTTTGACCGGAGAGCACCCGTTTTTTTCTGATTTTGTTTGTTGTCAATTCAGAATTGATTTGAGATAGTAAATGCTGCTGTTTTGAAACAAAGCAGCCAAAAGGAACCCAATATGGTTTTCAGCAGCGTCATTTTTCTGTTTTAATTCTTACTTCCCCTTTTTAGTCTATTTTCTGATCCCGGCTCAATGGTTATCCTGGCGTAATTTTGCAATTTTGATCCGGAGCCTCTTCTTTTATGCATTCGGCGAACCAACTCATATTATCGTGATACCGGCTTCCATCGTGATCAATTACTTTCTTGGCTGCGCAATCGAGCAGGAACGGCAACGCACAGACAAGTATTTATGTTACCTTCATTGCGACAGCCATCAACCTTAGTCTGCTGATCTATGATACCTATGCCGCCTTTTTGGTCGGCAGCTGGTTTTCTTTGCTGGGGACAAGCGGCACGTTGCCCACTATCGCCTTACCGATCGGTATCTCTTTCTATACCTTTCAGGATTTGAGTTATCTGTTGGATGTGCGCAGCGGCAAGGCCGACGCGCAGCACAATCTTTTGGACTGGGTGCTTTGGCCGAGGAAATTTTGGGGAAACCCGCCGGTTCTCTGGTCACTGCTGCCGCCTGGCTTGGTTTACCGGCTTCCAGTATGCAAATCTACTTCGATTTTTTCGGCTATACCGACATGGCGACCGGTTTCGGCCGCATGTTTGGTTTCATCTTTCCGGAGAATTTTAATTACCCTTATATTTCTCGTTTCATCACGGAATTCTGGCGGCGCTGGTATTTTTCACTCAGCACCCGGTTCCGCACGATTACTTCTATATCCTTCTGGGCGGTAATTAGGTCTCCATTGGACGGAATAGTTTACTGCGCAATCTTTTTGGCATCACAACTCCTTTCAGGAATCGATGCGAACCGTTTTATTGTCTGCGTACGGTGACTTCCCCACTGCGCAGCGTCGTTTGTTCTCCATCTTCTTTGGCTACCAGCAAGCCGCCGGCAGCATCAATATCCAGTGCTGTCCCTTTGTAAAGGATACCGTTTTCCTGCCAGGTGATCGCCTGCCCCAGCAACCAGGAATGCGCCCGGTACTCCTGCAAAGCAGCCGCCTGCAGGGCGGGTTGGTCAGCCAGCAGCAGAAGCTGATTGATTATGGCAGCGATCAGTTGATTGCGGCTGACCGGTGCCGCCTCACGATAGAGGGCTGTGAGCACATTTTGCAGTTCGGGCGGATATGTTTCCTGTTTACCGCAGAAATTCAATCCGATGCCCAGCACCACTGCCGTCAGTTCTCCCGCCGGACCGATCACACCTTCTGCCAAAATTCCGGCCAATTTGCGGTCGCGCAGATAGATGTCATTGACCCATTTGATCTGAGTTGCGATGCCGCAGACTTCGGCTACCGCGCGCCGGACCGCGACAGCCGCTAAGGTCGTCAGCAGCAGGAGCGGCTGCTGTTCCCTTTGGCGGCGTAACAACAGACTGAGATAGATTCCTTGCCGGTCGGGTGAAAAAAAGCTGCGGCCCAACCGTCCCCGACCGGCTGTCTGACTTTCCGCTAACCAAAGCGAGCCATGCGAAGCGCCGTTTCGTGCCTCTTCCCTGGCTGTCTGATTGGTGGAGGCAACCTGCTGCGCGATGCTGATCGGTATTTGACGATATTCGGCACGCAGGTGCTCCCGGATGATTGCCGCATTCAGTTGATTGTCCTGCATACTCGCCCCGTTTACTGCGCTTTGCCGCGGCTGGTAATCAGGAACCGGTCGACGACTTGATCGCCATGCACCAGATAGATCTTATCGTGCAAATTCGCTGTCGTACAGCTGTGACCGGGAATATAAAAAATCTTATCGTTGATTTTGCAATTGTTTATTTCTAAGCAAATGGCTCCGTGCTCTTCGCTCATGTTGACGGGCGCTGCCGGATCAAAACCGACGAAGACCGGATTGCCCTGGTCAACCCCAACCGATTTGACACCGGCGTCGGTTACCACCCAGTGTTCGCCGCTGCTGATCACGGTCGTCAGAACAAACAACGCCTGCTCAAAGGGCAGCTGCATCTTGCCGTAGGACGCATCCATGAAAATATAAGTTCCCGCCTGCAGTTCCGTGTATATCCGCGGCTTCCCTTTCAGCAAGGCCGTACCCGTGCTGCCGCCGCTGATCTGAGCCACCGGAATACCCCTTTCTTCCAGGTATTTTTTTAGTTCCACCAGAGTTTGATCGGTCAAGGCAGAGGCGCTTGTCCGTTTTTGCGTATTGTATTCGTGCGACAATTGGCCGGCATAGGCTTGGATCCCGTCAAAGCTCAGATGCGGCTGCGCCATGATGCAGCGAGCCAGTTCTTCCACCGCGGCAAAGGTAGTCACACCGCAGCGCTTCATGCCGACATCAAATTCAACATAGCAATGCACGGTCGCATTGGCGAAGGTCGCGGCCGC belongs to Negativicutes bacterium and includes:
- a CDS encoding metal-dependent transcriptional regulator, yielding MAKISASGQDYLEALLELSGGMHPVRSIDLANRIGVSRASVNKAIGVLKNSGFVLQERYSDIILTEEGIKAAKAVRKRHTVLKTFLQSALQVDAENAEEDACKMEHVISLETLEKLQNFLVLQGMLKKE
- a CDS encoding biotin--[acetyl-CoA-carboxylase] ligase: MQDNQLNAAIIREHLRAEYRQIPISIAQQVASTNQTAREEARNGASHGSLWLAESQTAGRGRLGRSFFSPDRQGIYLSLLLRRQREQQPLLLLTTLAAVAVRRAVAEVCGIATQIKWVNDIYLRDRKLAGILAEGVIGPAGELTAVVLGIGLNFCGKQETYPPELQNVLTALYREAAPVSRNQLIAAIINQLLLLADQPALQAAALQEYRAHSWLLGQAITWQENGILYKGTALDIDAAGGLLVAKEDGEQTTLRSGEVTVRRQ
- a CDS encoding DSD1 family PLP-dependent enzyme, encoding MQIDGIETPALILDQQKFEQNLQTMMDLIKDSGMALRPHYKSHKSTAIALKQIEYGAKGITCAKLGEAEDLAEAGVQDILIANQIVQPAKLSRVAWLARRCRLTLCVDCEENILALAAAATFANATVHCYVEFDVGMKRCGVTTFAAVEELARCIMAQPHLSFDGIQAYAGQLSHEYNTQKRTSASALTDQTLVELKKYLEERGIPVAQISGGSTGTALLKGKPRIYTELQAGTYIFMDASYGKMQLPFEQALFVLTTVISSGEHWVVTDAGVKSVGVDQGNPVFVGFDPAAPVNMSEEHGAICLEINNCKINDKIFYIPGHSCTTANLHDKIYLVHGDQVVDRFLITSRGKAQ